In Pyrus communis chromosome 1, drPyrComm1.1, whole genome shotgun sequence, the following are encoded in one genomic region:
- the LOC137731379 gene encoding toll/interleukin-1 receptor-like protein: MTSHEPSSSKLWNYDVFVSFRGEDTRNGFTSHLHAALQDWGFHAFVDEDKLKRGEEVQPELLRAIEESRISIIVFSKNYADSRWLLDELVMIMECREKLGQQVLPIFFHVDPSHVRNQEGCLAQAFQKHEDGILEEEDDKEREAKKERVKQWRGALTQAANLSGHYLNHGNEAKLIRRIVQNAISSVNMANPVEWIFLVSSLCMEILSAACDQASSPSRPRYSLFGMLLAIAALLTCIWELIYKGRKKDVGWRKRGCYMLFGYAIETYGLVGGIAQCVCSIIQYVYYIRRADTPIKMSLLPAIFLICLITARLSRKQMQTIDETNEHIA; this comes from the exons ATGACATCCCATGAACCCTCATCCTCAAAACTCTGGAATTACGACGTGTTCGTGAGTTTTAGAGGCGAAGATACACGCAATGGCTTCACGAGCCACCTTCACGCGGCATTACAAGACTGGGGCTTCCATGCCTTTGTTGATGAGGACAAACTGAAAAGAGGGGAAGAAGTACAACCCGAACTGTTGCGGGCAATCGAAGAGTCCAGAATCTCGATCATTGTCTTCTCAAAGAATTACGCGGATTCAAGATGGCTTCTTGACGAGCTGGTGATGATCATGGAATGTAGAGAAAAGCTGGGGCAACAGGTCTTGCCAATATTCTTTCATGTCGATCCTTCACATGTGAGGAATCAGGAAGGTTGTTTAGCCCAAGCATTTCAGAAGCACGAAGATGgcatccttgaagaagaagatgacaaGGAACGTGAAGCGAAGAAAGAAAGGGTAAAGCAGTGGAGAGGGGCTCTTACTCAAGCTGCAAATTTGTCTGGCCACTATCTTAATCACGG GAATGAAGCAAAGCTTATTAGGAGAATTGTTCAGAACGCAATTTCATCAGTTAACATG GCAAATCCAGTAGAGTGGATCTTTCTAGTAAGTAGCCTTTGCATGGAGATTTTATCAGCTGCTTGTGATCAGGCTTCGTCCCCAAGTAGGCCTCGGTATTCACTGTTCGGTATGCTCCTTGCTATAGCAGCTCTTCTCACTTGCATATGGGAGCTGATTTACAAAGGTAGGAAAAAAGATGTGGGATGGAGGAAGAGGGGATGTTACATGCTTTTTGGTTATGCCATTGAAACTTATGGTTTAGTCGGAGGCATCGCTCAGTGTGTTTGCTCAATAATTCAATATGTTTATTACATTCGGCGTGCTGATACTCCTATCAAAATGTCCCTTTTGCCTGCCATCTTTCTTATATGTTTGATTACAGCGAGATTAAGTAGGAAACAAATGCAGACCATAGATGAGACCAATGAGCATATAGCTTAG